The following are from one region of the Hypanus sabinus isolate sHypSab1 chromosome 14, sHypSab1.hap1, whole genome shotgun sequence genome:
- the LOC132404424 gene encoding bone morphogenetic protein 4-like, with translation MELHRYYSIYLYIYLALMCNKSSELKPQYSLQRKHETQVQIEAIKKAIMEQLGLEKPLTPRINISRTEEEKMYKLYLQRVRKSNQNSSLLNTKSTRMDSVSSVIVKGTILENSSRTTSDISNNKQQLYFNVSNVKSILVFSKVKRGELRFYKRRCQNANSHQKTMDENPQLVRIYNLFKPATKRAETQPNFLGSKVLTSNFEKVETFDIKKTVEHWINYPQENYGIELELLPWSSSQKHDSEDKVSFEVELEIEVQKTVKEIRTRRESYTEDCQRSQIHCCRRSLHVSFEEIGWSDWIRAPLSYNAFYCDGTCPLKYKLATMHTLIKSKMHELSDGAIPAPCCVPASYEPLTLLHFNSNDKLVLTAFDNMIVSKCHCS, from the exons ATGGAACTGCACAGATATTACTCCATATATCTTTATATTTATTTGGCATTGATGTGCAACAAGAGCAGTGAGCTGAAGCCTCAATACAGTCTCCAGCGGAAACATGAGACACAAGTTCAGATTGAAGCGATTAAGAAAGCAATCATGGAACAACTAGGATTGGAGAAACCTCTTACGCCCAGAATTAATATTTCTAGAACAGAGGAGGAGAAAATGTATAAACTTTATCTTCAGCGTGTGCGGAAATCCAACCAAAACAGTAGTTTGTTGAACACGAAGTCCACCAGAATGGATTCTGTCAGTTCAGTTATTGTAAAGG GAACAATTTTGGAAAACTCAAGTAGAACAACAAGTGATATAAGCAACAACAAACAACAACTGTACTTTAATGTTTCCAATGTCAAGAGCATACTTGTCTTTTCTAAAGTAAAGAGAGGTGAACTCAGATTCTACAAGCGCAGATGTCAGAATGCAAATTCACATCAGAAAACGATGGACGAAAACCCACAGCTTGTAAGAATCTACAACTTATTCAAGCCAGCAACTAAAAGGGCAGAGACACAGCCTAATTTTCTTGGTTCTAAAGTCCTAACATCAAATTTTGAAAAAGTTGAAACATTTGACATTAAAAAAACTGTTGAACATTGGATAAATTATCCGCAGGAAAATTATGGTATTGAATTAGAGCTGCTTCCGTGGTCGTCCAGTCAAAAACATGACTCAGAAGACAAAGTGTCTTTTGAAGTAGAACTGGAAATAGAAGTGCAAAAAACTGTTAAAGAAATCCGGACACGTCGTGAAAGCTACACTGAGGACTGCCAGAGAAGCCAGATCCATTGTTGTAGGCGATCGCTACATGTGTCTTTTGAGGAGATTGGATGGTCAGACTGGATCAGAGCCCCATTAAGTTATAATGCCTTTTATTGTGATGGGACATGTCCACTGAAGTACAAACTTGCCACGATGCATACACTTATCAAATCAAAGATGCATGAACTTTCAGATGGAGCTATTCCAGCCCCCTGCTGTGTGCCTGCATCCTACGAGCCACTAACTTTGCTCCATTTTAACAGTAATGACAAATTAGTACTGACAGCATTTGATAACATGATTGTCTCCAAATGCCATTGTTCTTAA